One genomic segment of Actinoplanes ianthinogenes includes these proteins:
- a CDS encoding YhjD/YihY/BrkB family envelope integrity protein, with amino-acid sequence MPEPTEWDARIPRWLRPRAALWLGTRVGKLTLTGLGELVRVQIFDRAMTLAAQSFTSIFPLLIMLAALIGPHYRERLAGVLHLPDSSERLLQDAIGGSHSNAFGVAGCLIVLLSATGLSRALVRSYLVVWPVEQKPAGAAATGRQIGTVVVLVVFLLFARVLTWLASLLPAPNVSGVLVAFVADCALAILLPWLLLGRRAPKGPLLAGGVVFGLMMIAVRGAGAIYLPRALQSSADKYGTIGLAFTYIGWLYVLSFCLLLAAIVGGLISREFLTAAPADEP; translated from the coding sequence ATGCCGGAACCGACCGAGTGGGACGCACGGATCCCGCGCTGGCTGCGGCCGCGGGCCGCGCTGTGGCTGGGCACCCGGGTCGGCAAGCTGACGCTGACCGGCCTCGGTGAGCTGGTCCGGGTGCAGATCTTCGACCGCGCGATGACCCTGGCCGCGCAGTCGTTCACCTCGATCTTCCCGCTGCTGATCATGCTGGCGGCGCTGATCGGGCCGCATTACCGGGAGCGGCTGGCCGGGGTGCTGCACCTGCCGGACAGCAGCGAGCGGCTGCTGCAGGACGCGATCGGCGGCAGCCACAGCAACGCGTTCGGCGTGGCCGGCTGCCTGATCGTGCTGCTGTCGGCGACCGGGCTGAGCCGCGCGCTGGTCCGTTCCTACCTGGTGGTGTGGCCGGTCGAGCAGAAGCCGGCCGGCGCCGCCGCGACCGGGCGGCAGATCGGCACCGTGGTGGTGCTGGTGGTGTTCCTGCTGTTCGCCCGGGTGCTGACCTGGCTGGCCTCGCTGCTGCCCGCGCCGAACGTCTCCGGGGTGCTGGTCGCGTTCGTCGCGGACTGCGCGCTGGCGATCCTGCTGCCCTGGCTGCTGCTCGGCCGGCGGGCCCCGAAGGGCCCGCTGCTGGCCGGCGGCGTGGTGTTCGGCCTGATGATGATCGCGGTGCGCGGCGCCGGGGCGATCTATCTGCCCCGGGCGCTGCAATCCAGCGCCGACAAGTACGGCACGATCGGGCTGGCGTTCACCTACATCGGCTGGCTGTACGTGCTCTCCTTCTGCCTGCTGCTGGCCGCGATCGTCGGCGGCCTGATCAGCCGGGAGTTCCTCACAGCAGCCCCAGCTGACGAGCCGTGA